AGCTGCGCGTCGAGGGCAGCTTCTGCTATAACTGGGAGGACTTCGCAGCCAGCCTGGCCCTGCTCTCGCGCGGGCTGGTGCGTGCTGCGCCGGTGATCACGCATACGCTGCCGCTGGCGCGCATCGGTGATGCCTTGTCGCTCATCCACAATCGCGAAGCCGTAAAAGTCATCCTCCAGCCCTGATCGCTGTTTCGTGTCACGTCGCTATGCGTGGTTTGAAGGAGGTGATGGCTATCGAGACAGGGTCAAGCGCGACGACTCCCTCACTTTTGGCAGGTAGCCCGCCTGCCCGATTCCTTAGCAGAGCTTTTGAAATCAGCAACGTGTTAAAGAGGTGTCATATGTCGAAACCGATCAATCGCTTCATCTCACTCATCGGATGCGCGGTTGCGATGAGCCTCATCGCAACTGCGTGCGCTCAGCCCACTCCGGCGGTTCAACCGCCGACGCCGGCCCAGCCTGCGGAACCCACCCAGCCGGCGCCCACCGAGGCACCTGCGCAGCCGGCGCCGACCGAGGCGCCAACGCCAACTCAGCCGGCTGCGGAGAGTGTCTTGGTGGTCGGCCTGCCCAAGGCCGATACGCGCACGCTCGACCCGCACCGGCAGTATGAGATCACGCCGCCGCAGATCATGCGCGCGACCTATGAGACACTCGTCACGCTGCCGGACAAGGGCACGACGATTGACCGCGTCGAGCCGCTGCTGGCCGAGTCATTCGAGATCTCCGACGACGCGCTGGTCTATACCTTCAAGTTGCGCAGCGACGTGAAGTTCGCCAGCGGCAACCCGATGACCGCCGAAGATGTGGTGTTCTCGTTCAAGCGCCTGGGCGCGTTGCAGGACAACCCATCATGGCTGTTTAACGATCACGTCGCATCCATTGAGGCGACCGACGCTTCCACGGTGAAGATCACGCTGAAAGAGCCGAACGCTGCCTTCTTGTCCATGTTGGTCTCGCCGAACTTCGCCGTGGTGGATTCCAAGGTGGTGAAAGAGCAAGGCGGCACGGACGCCGAGAACGCTAAGGAAGCCGACAAAGCCACCGACTGGCTCGACGGCAACTCGGCCGGCACCGGACCTTACGTGCTCAAGGAATGGAAGCGCGGCGAGCAAGTGGTGATCGAGCGCAATCCCAATTATTGGCGCGGCACGGTTCCCTTTGATCGCATCATCTTCCGCGAGATCCCAGACGACGCGGCGCGCCAGCAAGCGCTCGAACGCGGCGACGTGGACATCGCCATCGGCTTGGACGTGGATGCCGTGAAGCGGCTGGAGGGCAACACCGATTTCCAAATCATCGTCGGCAACACGCTGGACATGACCTACCTGGCGCTGACGACGAACGCCGAGCTATCCAAAGGGCTGGCCGATGAGCGCGTGCGCCAGGCGATCAAGCTCGCCATTGACTACGACGGCATCATCAACGGCCTGCTCGGGGGCACGGCGCTGCATATCCCCACCATCATCCCGCTCGGTCTGCTCGGCACAGATCCGGCCCTGGCGCCTCAGCGCGATGTGGAGAAGGCCAAGGCGCTGCTGAAGGAAGCCGGCTATGAAAGCGGTCTGGAGATCACGATGGTGTATCCGGGCGAGTACAAGCTGAGCAACGTCATCCTGGCCGACACGCTCGCCGCCAAGCTTCAGGAAGACCTGGCCGAGGTCGGCATCACGCTCAACGTCGAGCCGCGCGATCCGGCCTCGCACCGCGCCGACTATCGCGGCGGCAAGCTGATGGCGACCATCGCCGACTGGACGCCGGACTTTCTCGACCCGCACGGGTGGGCGTCCGCCTTCGCCGTGGAGGGCGCGGCGGCAGCCAAGCGCGTGTACTACGCCAACAAAGAGGCCGAAAAGCTCGCCCTCGATGCTGCTAAGACTACCGATCCGGCGAAGCGCGCCGAGGCGTATCGCAAGGTGCAGGAGCTGATCCTCGACGACGCCGTGTTCATCGGCCTGATCCAGCCCAAGGTCCAGATCGTCGCTTCGGCCAAGCTGAAGGACGTGATCTACAACCCGGTGTACTTCCTCGACTACTACTTCATGTCGCGGTAATCGCCGCGGTCACTAAGAGACCACCTCTGCGGACGCGCCGTAGAGGTGGTCTCTTTCGGATGCAGCGCGCTTTGTAATATCATCCCCAATCATTCGTGCATCTGCTCGATGACCTAATACGACGATGCCGCTGCTCGCCTATCTTGCCCGCCGCGTGTTGGTCACCATCCCGCTGCTCTTTCTGGTGACCCTGCTCGGCTTCATCATCACCTATCTCATCCCCGCCGATCCGTTGGCGATGGTGCTCTCCGAGCGCGCGATGGCGAACCCGCAGATCGTGCAAGCCTATCGCGAGCGCTGGGGGCTGGATAAGCCGCCGCACGAGCGCTATCTGATCTACGTCGGCAACCTGATCCGGGGGGACCTAGGCGAGTCCATCGTCACGCAGCAATCCGTCTCGGCTGACATCGCGCGCTACTTTCCGGCGACTGTGGAGCTGGCCGTGGCCGCGACGTTGATCGCGGTTGTGCTGGGCGTGCCGCTGGGCGTGATTGCCGCAGCGCAGCGCGAGAAACTCGTAGATCACGCCGCGCGGGTCATTTCGCTGATCGGCGTGTGCGTGCCGGTGTTCTGGCTGGGGCTGCTGGCTTTATCGTTGTTCTACTACCGGCTGCAATGGATGCCCGGGCCGGGGCGGGTTAACCCGCGCCTGGAGCCGCCGCCGGTCGTCACCGGCCTGCTCACGGTGGATAGCCTGCTGGCCGGACGCGGCGACGTGTTCGCCAGCGCGCTGCATCATCTCATGTTGCCGTCGCTGGTGCTCGGCGCGTATAGCATGAGCCTGATCACGCGCATCGTGCGCTCGGCGATGATCGAAGTGCTCCAGCAGGATTACATCCGCACCGCCCGCTCCAAAGGGTTGATCGAGCGCGCCGTGGTCGTGCGTCATGCGCTGCGCAACGCGGCCTTGCCTGCCGTCACCGCCATCGGCTTAGCCTTCGGCAACCTGATGGCCGGCGCGGTGATGACCGAGACCGTATTCGCCTGGCCCGGCATCGGGCGTTACGCAGTTGAATCGGCCATCAAGCTCGACTTTGCGCCGATCATGGGCGTGACGCTACTGGTGGCGGTGATCTACATCGCGGTCAACTTCGTTGTGGATGTCTCGTACGCGCTGCTCAATCCGCGCGTCCGGCTATCGTGATATGGCCATCGCTTCCGCCTATCCCGCCACTCCCATACAGCCTGATGCGCGCGCCGCGGCGTTCAAGCGCGGCCTGCGCCGACTGGTTCGCAATCGCTCGGCGCTGATCGGTGCGGTAGTAGTCTGCTTCTGGTTGCTGGTTGCGCTGCTCGCGCCGTTGATCGCGCCCTATTCGCCGACGGCGCAGCGCGTGACCAATCGCCTGAAACCGCCGAGCGCGCAGCACCTTTTCGGCACCGACGAGTTAGGGCGAGACGTCTTCAGCCGCGTGCTATACGGCGCGCGGGTATCGCTGCCGGTCGCGCTGGCCGTCGTGGCGATGACCGGCTCGGTGGGTATGCTGCTCGGCGCGGTGGCCGGCTACCTCGGCGGCCTGCCGGATGAGATCATCATGCGCCTGGCCGATGCCGTGTTGGCTTTCCCCTCGCTCATCCTTGCGATTGCGATCACGGCGGCGCTGGGGCCGGGCTTGCAGAACGCGGCGCTGGCCATCGCGCTGGTGCTTTGGCCGGAATACGCGCGGCTCATCCGCAGCCAAGTGATTGCCTTGCGCGAAATGGAGTTCGTGAGCGCGGCCACCGCCCTCGGCGCATCGCGCCGCCGCACGCTCTTCCGGCATATCCTGCCCAACGCGCTGCCCTTGATGTTGGTCAAGGCGAGCCTGGACATGGGCAATGCGATTTTGCTGGCGGCTTCGCTGTCCTTCGTGGGGCTGGGCGCGGTGCCGCCCACGCCGGAATGGGGCGCGATGATCGCTGCTGGTCGCCACAAGTTCTTCGAGTGGTGGCTGGCCGCCTTCCCAGGTTTGGCGATCTTCACCACCGTGGTCGGCTTTAACTTCCTCGGCGACGGCCTGCGTGATTTGCTCGACCCACGCATGAACCGGCGTGGATAGCCGTGAGTGGGACGCAGGACGCCAGACGCAAGACGTAAAACGTAAAACGTAAAACGCAACGCCCATGACTCATCCCTCCTCCCCGATCTTCCCCCTGCCCGAATTAGTTTACATCCCGATTCAGGAGTGGATCGAGGAAGATACCGTCATCGTCATCAAGCAAGATGCTGCCTGGCGGGCGGTGCAGGCGCGCGGCATCGGCTGGGACATCGGCATCGAACTCGACGCGCCCGTGACGACCGAGGAGGCGTTCGCGCGCTTGACGCAGCGCTGCCGGGACATGGGCGACATCGTGTATGCCGTGGGCGGCGG
The window above is part of the Candidatus Roseilinea sp. genome. Proteins encoded here:
- the dppC gene encoding cytochrome c550 is translated as MAIASAYPATPIQPDARAAAFKRGLRRLVRNRSALIGAVVVCFWLLVALLAPLIAPYSPTAQRVTNRLKPPSAQHLFGTDELGRDVFSRVLYGARVSLPVALAVVAMTGSVGMLLGAVAGYLGGLPDEIIMRLADAVLAFPSLILAIAITAALGPGLQNAALAIALVLWPEYARLIRSQVIALREMEFVSAATALGASRRRTLFRHILPNALPLMLVKASLDMGNAILLAASLSFVGLGAVPPTPEWGAMIAAGRHKFFEWWLAAFPGLAIFTTVVGFNFLGDGLRDLLDPRMNRRG
- a CDS encoding ABC transporter substrate-binding protein; translated protein: MSKPINRFISLIGCAVAMSLIATACAQPTPAVQPPTPAQPAEPTQPAPTEAPAQPAPTEAPTPTQPAAESVLVVGLPKADTRTLDPHRQYEITPPQIMRATYETLVTLPDKGTTIDRVEPLLAESFEISDDALVYTFKLRSDVKFASGNPMTAEDVVFSFKRLGALQDNPSWLFNDHVASIEATDASTVKITLKEPNAAFLSMLVSPNFAVVDSKVVKEQGGTDAENAKEADKATDWLDGNSAGTGPYVLKEWKRGEQVVIERNPNYWRGTVPFDRIIFREIPDDAARQQALERGDVDIAIGLDVDAVKRLEGNTDFQIIVGNTLDMTYLALTTNAELSKGLADERVRQAIKLAIDYDGIINGLLGGTALHIPTIIPLGLLGTDPALAPQRDVEKAKALLKEAGYESGLEITMVYPGEYKLSNVILADTLAAKLQEDLAEVGITLNVEPRDPASHRADYRGGKLMATIADWTPDFLDPHGWASAFAVEGAAAAKRVYYANKEAEKLALDAAKTTDPAKRAEAYRKVQELILDDAVFIGLIQPKVQIVASAKLKDVIYNPVYFLDYYFMSR
- a CDS encoding peptide ABC transporter permease, which encodes MPLLAYLARRVLVTIPLLFLVTLLGFIITYLIPADPLAMVLSERAMANPQIVQAYRERWGLDKPPHERYLIYVGNLIRGDLGESIVTQQSVSADIARYFPATVELAVAATLIAVVLGVPLGVIAAAQREKLVDHAARVISLIGVCVPVFWLGLLALSLFYYRLQWMPGPGRVNPRLEPPPVVTGLLTVDSLLAGRGDVFASALHHLMLPSLVLGAYSMSLITRIVRSAMIEVLQQDYIRTARSKGLIERAVVVRHALRNAALPAVTAIGLAFGNLMAGAVMTETVFAWPGIGRYAVESAIKLDFAPIMGVTLLVAVIYIAVNFVVDVSYALLNPRVRLS